The Rhodococcus sp. ABRD24 genome contains the following window.
CGAGACGTTCGCCGGCCCCGATGGGGTCGGCGTCCTGACGGACGTGGGCTCCGATCCGCATGACCACGAGCGTAGTCGCGTCATGTCCCGGTGATCGGGAAACACGCCACGGTGAACGGGACCGCCTGATTATGTGGTGATGAGCACACCGACAGATGCGGGGGTTGGAGCAATCATGGGCAAGTTGGAGGGAAAGGTCGCGCTCATCACGGGCGCGGGCCAGGGCGTAGGCCAGGGCATTGCATTCGCGCTCGCCAAGGAGGGCGCGCGCATCGCGGTGTCCGGGCGGACCGAATCGAAGCTCATCGGAACGTGCGAGTCGATCGCGGCGTTCGGTGGAATCGCCGAACCGGTGGTCGCGGATGTCGCGATCGCTGAGGACATCACCCGCGCGGTCGAGTCGACCGTCGACCTGTTCGGCGGCGTGGACATCCTGGTCAACAATGCGAGCATGAACCCGCTCGGGCCGATCAACGACTTGAAGCCGGACGTACTCGAGCGTGGCTACATTGCCGGTCCGGTCGCGGCCTTGCGCACGATGCAGGCGTGCTATCCACATATGAAGGCTCGCGGCGGCGGTGCGATCATCAACCTGGTGTCGTCGGTCGCGGTGCGCTGGGATGCGAGCACATATGGCGGGTACGCGTCGGTGAAGGAAGCGGTGCGTGCGCTCACTCGCGCGGCCGCCTGCGAGTGGGGTGTCGACAACATTCGGGTCAATGCCGTTGCACCGCATGCAATGTCTCCCGGCCTTCGGCGCTGGGCCGACGCGCGCCCCGAGGAGGCCGCAGCCTTCGTTGCGAGCATCCCGCTGCGCCGGGTCGGCGACTGCGAGACCGACATCGGCAATGCGGTCGCGTTTCTCGTCGGGCCCGACGCCGCCTACCTGACCGGTGCGACGATTCCGCTCGACGGCGGGCAGGCTCGCTGGTCGTGACCGGCAGTTCGGCCCAGCCTCTGTCGCCGGACCCGTTCCGGGCATACTCGGCTGTGCGGACGTTGTGGACTTTCCGGATGCCACAAGAGGTTTCGGTGACGGCGGAGAACCGGTACCGCTGCCGCGATCCGGCCCCAGGTCCTCCCTGATGCGTATGATGATGAGTACTTCAATGCATCGGGAGGACCCGGCCATGGCTGCGGAGTTCACGGGCAAGGTTTCGGTTGACATTCGGGATTCGACGCCGGATTGGGCGCCGTTCGCGGAACCCCGCGCCCCGGAGGGTGCGCCCAATGTGCTCTATCTGGTGTGGGACGACACCGGCATCGGCACATGGGACCTGCACGGCGGCTTGGTGGAGATGCCCAACCTGAAACGGATCGCCGATCGTGGCTTGCTGCTCAGTCAGTTCCATACGACGGCACTGTGTTCGCCGACGCGCGCATCCCTGCTCACCGGCCGCAATGCCACCTCTGTCGGAATGGCGACGATCGTCGAGTTCACCGACGGATTCGCCAATTCCAGTGGTCGCATCCCGGCGGACACCGCGCTGATGTCGGAGGTGCTGAGCGAGCGGGGGTGGAACACCTACGCGGTGGGCAAGTGGCACCTGACGCCACTCGAGGAGGCAAATCTTGCTGCTTCCAAGAGGAACTGGCCGCTGGCTCGTGGATTCGAGAGGTTCTACGGCTTCCTGGGCGGGGAGGCCGACCAGTGGTATCCCAACCTCGTGTACGACAATCACCCCATCGAACCGCCGTACGCACCCGAGGACGGCTATCACCTGTCGAAAGACTTGGCGGACAAGTCGATCGAGTTCATTCGCGATTCCGCGGTGATTGCTCCGGAGAAGCCCTGGTTCCTGTACATGTGCCCCGGGTGCGGTCACGCCCCGCACCATGTCGCGAAAGAATGGGCCGATCGGTACAAAGGCCGCTTCGACATGGGGTACGAGAAGTACCGCGAGATCGTCCTGGAGAACCAGAAGCGCCTCGGGCTCATACCCGAGAACACCGAACTGTCCCCGATGAATCCGTATGCCGACGAGGTCAGTGCCGAGGGACTTCCGTGGCCGGCACTGGACACCGTTCGTCCATGGGATTCCCTCGAAGAGGACGAGAGACGGCTCTTCTGCCGGATGGCAGAGGTCTTCGCTGGCTTCCAGAGCTACACGGACGCACAGATCGGCAGGCTGCTGGACTATCTCGAAGAATCCGGTCAGCTCGACAACACGATCATCGTGATGCTCTCGGACAACGGGGCCAGCGGCGAGGGCGGCCCCAACGGGTCGGTCAACGAGTACAAGTTCTTCAACGGCTACCCCGACAGGATCGAGGACGGACTCGGGAAGATCGACGTGCTCGGCAGTCCGGAAACGTACAACCACTACTGCCTGGGTTGGGCGATGGCCTTCAACACCCCGTACAAGCTCTTCAAGCGGTACGCGTCCCATGAGGGCGGGATCGCGGACCCGTGCCTGATCTCGTGGCCGGACGGCATCGCCGCCCGTGGGGAGATTCGTGATCACTACATCAACGTCTGCGACATCACCCCGACTGTTTACGAGTGTCTGGGCATCGACCCGCCGGTGACGGTGCGGGGCGTACCGCAGCGTCCGCTGGAGGGCGTCAGTTTCCGGGCGGTCCTCGACGAGCCGGACGCCGCGACCGGCAAGACGACGCAGTTCTATTCGATGCTCGGCACACGCGGAATATGGCACGACGGTTGGTTCGCGAACACCGTGCATCCGGCGGCGCCGGCCAACTGGGCCCACTTCGACCAGGATCGGTGGGAGCTCTTCCACATCGCGCGCGATCGCAGCCAGGTACACGACCTTGCGTCGGAGCAGCCCGACAAGCTAGAGGAGATGCGCAAGCTCTGGTTCGCCGAGGCGGAGAAATACAGCGGGCTGCCGCTCAACGATCTGGACATACTCTCGGCGGTCCTTCGCTACCGGCCGTATCTCACGGGCACGCGGGACTCGTTCGTCTACTACCCGGACGCGGCGGAGGTCGGTCCCGGTGCGGCGCTCGAGGTGCGGGGTCGGTCGTTCTCGCTACTGGCGCAGGTGACCGTGGGTTCCGAGGATGTCGAGGGAGTGCTGTTCGCACACGGCGGCCGTCTCGGTGGGCACACGTTGTTCGTTCAGGACGGACATCTCAAGTACGTCTACAACTTCCTCGGTGAGCAGGAGCAGGTCGTCGTGTCCACCGAGCGAGTGGCGCCGGGCAACCACGTGCTGGG
Protein-coding sequences here:
- a CDS encoding SDR family oxidoreductase produces the protein MGKLEGKVALITGAGQGVGQGIAFALAKEGARIAVSGRTESKLIGTCESIAAFGGIAEPVVADVAIAEDITRAVESTVDLFGGVDILVNNASMNPLGPINDLKPDVLERGYIAGPVAALRTMQACYPHMKARGGGAIINLVSSVAVRWDASTYGGYASVKEAVRALTRAAACEWGVDNIRVNAVAPHAMSPGLRRWADARPEEAAAFVASIPLRRVGDCETDIGNAVAFLVGPDAAYLTGATIPLDGGQARWS
- a CDS encoding sulfatase-like hydrolase/transferase; this encodes MAAEFTGKVSVDIRDSTPDWAPFAEPRAPEGAPNVLYLVWDDTGIGTWDLHGGLVEMPNLKRIADRGLLLSQFHTTALCSPTRASLLTGRNATSVGMATIVEFTDGFANSSGRIPADTALMSEVLSERGWNTYAVGKWHLTPLEEANLAASKRNWPLARGFERFYGFLGGEADQWYPNLVYDNHPIEPPYAPEDGYHLSKDLADKSIEFIRDSAVIAPEKPWFLYMCPGCGHAPHHVAKEWADRYKGRFDMGYEKYREIVLENQKRLGLIPENTELSPMNPYADEVSAEGLPWPALDTVRPWDSLEEDERRLFCRMAEVFAGFQSYTDAQIGRLLDYLEESGQLDNTIIVMLSDNGASGEGGPNGSVNEYKFFNGYPDRIEDGLGKIDVLGSPETYNHYCLGWAMAFNTPYKLFKRYASHEGGIADPCLISWPDGIAARGEIRDHYINVCDITPTVYECLGIDPPVTVRGVPQRPLEGVSFRAVLDEPDAATGKTTQFYSMLGTRGIWHDGWFANTVHPAAPANWAHFDQDRWELFHIARDRSQVHDLASEQPDKLEEMRKLWFAEAEKYSGLPLNDLDILSAVLRYRPYLTGTRDSFVYYPDAAEVGPGAALEVRGRSFSLLAQVTVGSEDVEGVLFAHGGRLGGHTLFVQDGHLKYVYNFLGEQEQVVVSTERVAPGNHVLGVRFVRTGAGEDEFTPVGNTTLYIDDREVGTLPGMRIQPAMFSGVGEGIRVGRDPGQSVSTLYRAPFRFSGGTIAEVVADVSGEPYVDIEREIARAFSRD